The genome window TAGTGCAATATAGCAATTATCAATTGACGTAACACCCACTCTGTAACAATCGCTATGATTTCTGTCAATCTTTGTTCTCTAGCTTTGAAAATCCATCAAAGCATGGGTTGCTTCGTACTCAACAAGAGAAGCCAGCTCATGTGTCATCCAGTCAAAATTATCTTAGTATTTTTCAAGACCCATAATGACACCTCCCACTAAACAATGTTCTTAAGACGTTTATCTCGATTTAAGCCAATCTGTTCGAAGTTGTAGACTTTTGGGATTCCCATCTTTTCTTCTCCTATTTCGAATCAAACCCAAGCACCtctgttttcttctctctctctctctctctctctgcagaGAATCCACAGTCATGAAAAGAGAAGCTATTGGGTTTATTTGTTTATGGTTTTCTCTCTTCTTGTCTGGTGGTGCTGTTTCATTGGCCAAGATTAATACACCTAGATTTCCTTCTCCAATTGTTCAGCCAGAGCAACTCTCTGTTTCTACCCCAAATGGGCTCTACAAAACCAAGTATTTCACTCAATCACTTGACCACTTCAATTTCAACCCACAGAGCTACCACACTTTCCAACAGAGGTACTTGATCAATGACACTAATTGGGGTTCTCATAGTTCTCCAATCTTTGTGTACACTGGAAATGAAGGAGACATTGAATGGTTTGCGCAAAACACTGGGTTTATGTATGACATTGCTCCCCACTTCAAGGCTCTCCTTGTCTTCATTGAGGTACtaaaattagagagagagagagagagagtcaaaATCAGTTCTGGTTCTGATTAATTTAATTGGGTTTTTTTGCAGCATAGGTTCTATGGGAAATCAAAACCCTTTCACGGCGACAAAGATGTGGCTTATAGCAATTCAAGTACGCTTGGATTTTTGAGCTCTACACAGGCTTTGGCAGATTATGCAACTCTGATTCTCGATCTCAAGAAGAACTTGTCGGCAACTGAATCCCCCGTGGTCACTTTTGGAGGATCCTATGGAGGAagtaagaaaaaatatattaacaatcattacttttttttacATGAAACTGAGTGTCTGTTGTGTGTTGCAGTGCTGGCAGCTTGGTTTAGATTGAAGTATCCACACATTACGATTGGATCCTTGGCATCTTCTGCTCCAATCCTCAACTTTGAAGACATAACATCCCCATACAGTTTCAACAATATCATCACTCGAGATTTCAGAGTACCTTTTCGTCACTCTCTCTGTGTGCTTTTGTCCATATATAATAGCTCTTCATGTGCTAAGAGACATTAGAGATGAAGATAGGGTCACAATGTCACATGCGTGTGCACTAGAGTCCTATTATATATCATTTATTGAAATTCTCCGTCGAAACACATTGAATATATCATTTATTATGGATCATGAACCTATACGGATTtgttttttataaactatcgtCAATAATATTTAGGCCTAGAAAACATGTCATCTCGGTTGAGTTATGCTAGACCAATATGGAACTTTAGTCTTGACACTCTCCCGCACTTATTGAGTTatgttagacccaacaagtgaacaTGTAGAGTTTCGTTTGGTCATTCAACTAGACTGAGACTTTACTTCGATATCATGTTGAAATTCTCAGCATAAACATATTAAAAATATTGTCTGCTCTAAGTCACGAGTCTGCACAAATTTGTTCATCATGGACCATCGTCGTTGGTATTGAAGTCTAGAAAACGCATCTTCAATTTGAGAATATATGAgctttatttataaatcactcgGTTGAGTTATGGATTTTACTCTTAGCATCATTGTTTCAAATGTGTTTTAACATAAATTTGTATTGTTGTGGGcagagtgagagtgagaattGCTACAAAGTGATTAAAGGGTCATGGCAATTGATTGAAGATATTGCAAATAAACAAGGAGGGCTAGATACACTCAGAAAATCATTCAGACCATGCAAGTAAGACCCTATATTTTGATTCTATTTAAATTTATGTTGTGTGGCTTATTTGTACTCTGTTGCATATGTGTGCAGGAACCACATTAGTGCAGGTGCTCTTGCAGGTTGGCTTGAGACTGCATTTGTTTACACAGCCATGACTGATTACCCAACTCCTTCAAATTTCTTGAATCCCTTGCCAGCTCACCCAGTCAAACAGgtatttgaattttcaattacatGGGCATTGGCCGATTGTTGAGAAGCTGTACTCTTTCTAGTCGAGGATGACAGGGTGAAATTTTAACGATGCAGATGTGTAAGGCGATCGATGATCCGGCGACAGGGAATGACACGTTTGCTAAGTTATACGGTGCAGCGAGTGTGTACTACAACTACAGTGGAGACGCCACGTGTTTCGATTTCTACGATGATTCTGATCCTCATGGACTCGGAGGATGGACGTGGCAGGTACATTTTTAGTGTAGTCCCCTCACTTCTCTGTTTTGGGCCCTCTATTAATGGGCTATGTTTAGTCTGGGTTGGGCTGAAGTTGGCGTACCTCACCTGGCCCAATTCAACGTGGGTAtcgaatcttttttttttttagaagacaCGGGTATCGAATAAAGCAACGCACGCTTCATGAAAAAGTAACTTTTTTTTCATCCTAAGATCATGAAAAATTACTTTATTAAGCATAAAGTGTATCTTCACAAGGCAATAAAGCAATAAAGGCTTGAATTAACTGTAATCAAAACACATGCACGGATTAATCAGTAAATAATATTAGCCAATGTAGAAAATGTTAGGAGAGTGTCCAGAGACACTTTTATTTGGTAATCGAGAAAAATATCATAGAAATTTTTgccatttgaaaatttgatataGGCATACTTGGATTGTACACAAAAGCTTCTCACCAGATGATAGggtaagttgagtcaaaacctAATTCATGagctttatcaaaaaaaaagccCAACTCATGACACAAGTTGATCTTTTCGAATCCATATAATTTGACCCCAAAGAAATTCACCACTATATTATAATTCAAGTGATTGAGTTTCGGAGACCGCATGCTACTCGCATGCAAAAGCTGGGTCATTATTGATCATTAGCCCTCAGTACCCTTTAAGAGTTAAAATTGGTAAAAAAATCTTATGTAGATCTCAACAATCATTCTTATTTCTTGTGTGGCCCTTCTTATTGGTGAAATAAAAACAAGTTTATCTAGCTACCCAATTAGCCTTAATTATCACGGATAACTAGTCGATGGGTCCAACCGgagataatatatataatttatgcagGCATGTACAGAGATGGTATTGCCAACAGGGGGTAACAATGAAGAGAGCATATTTCCAGCATCTGAATGGAGCTTCGAAGGCAGAGCCAGTTTCTGCAAAATGGCATTTAACGTTGAGCCCAGACCCAACTGGATTACCACTGAATTTGGTGGCCATGTGAGTAGTAATATGATGTTAATTAgtcaaattataaaatataacaaGGGTTgagaattaattttttaattttgcacCTTACTTTGGACAGAGAATTGAGAATGTTTTGAAAAGGTTTGGAAGCAATATTATCTTCTTCAATGGCTTGAGAGACCCTTGGAGTGGTGGAGGGTATCATCTCACTCacctttaattaattgattaattaattaaatccaTATATTTGTTAAATACAATGTAGTTAATTGtctctctcaaatctcaatgtgtatgtttatttatttatttttgggttaATGTGGCAGGGTACTGAAGAGTATATCCAAGAGCTTAGTTGCCATTGTTGCAGAACGAGGTTAGctaatcaaatttcaaaatacaTCAGTTTTACATATCCTGTGATTTTTCTCGCAATTATCTCAAATACAGAGATGGACGTACGTGATTTCATATAAATCATGCAGGAcccacgatttcatatggatcatgtacGTCCACCTAAACATTTGTAATTATTGGAacaaatttttgttgttgttgtcctTAGCATTTTCGTTACAAATATACTAAATTGCTTTAAAATCTGATTTATTGTTATTCTTTTTGAGCTTTAATTATAGTAGGAAATTAAGTCTTTAATATCAATTATATCATCTTGAACATGTTTTTACTTTACAGGAGCTCACCATGTAGACCTCAGATTTTCAACAAGTGAAGATCCCAAATGGCTTCAAGATGTGAGGAAAAGAGAGATCCACATCATTTCCCAGTGGATCTCACAGTACTACCAAGACCTGTCCACATAGAATTCCTGGGCCTGGTATGGCCCATTCGATTGGGCTCACTTTACGTCCCTTGTGTTTTCAATACCTTAAACTCCTCGGCCTATTATGGGTCCATTTGATTCTGCTCACTATGATAAAACCTCCGGTCTAGTTATGTGAAGCCACGCAAAAGGATTAAACATACATTTAATTTTCTTGTGTGCCGTATTTGCCTTTTCAATCCAAatcaaatcataaatatatacaattttttttaaccgataacgttatcatacaagtttttcatttgaacattcgataagAATAAAAATTATGATCGTCAAAGCTGAGCGCACAAAATTTGTTCATATGATGATATGGTAAGTCAGGCGAAAACACAATGTGACCACAATCGTGCAATTATTTATTGAATATACCCAAGTTGCGTCTTGAATTTTGACTAGTATGAATGATTACCAAATAAAACTAGACTTGGCAAAGTGTTCGACCTTTTGTAAGCTTGAACTGCCTTAAATAGCCTCcaaatgagcttttcatataaacaacacaaatatagaacaaaaggaaacaaaacaaaacttgtACGCAAACTATATATTGTTCCCAATAAGGAGGTATGTCAGAattcaaatagataataataaagaaGAGTAATAATATATGATTTGATTATATGTAGCCATCAAAATTGAAGTTGAAAGATGGTTAGGTCGGTCAATCATTCCAAGTAAAGCATGCAAATTGCTTGATAGCCATTAACAGCAAGCAAGGCCCGGGAAAGGAAATATGGGTTTTTGTTTGATCACGGTGGGCCCACCTCCAGAAAGGCCaaagagaaatatatatatatatatttatctggTGGGCCCAGGTCTGTGAAGAATGAAGAGAGCCCATGCACGCCTTCTGATGGCAAATTAATTTCGTGTAGCCATTTACAGGCAAGCCAAGACAGCCGGAAAAAAAGAGGAGACGTGGCTTCTAGTACTGCATATagccatatatacatacaaattttatatttttttatttgggtaTTAAAAAGTGGAATTTTCAAAGTCATAAAACTCAGGCAGTGAATGTGACGTTGATACTGATAGACTTGCGTGCATTGGGAAATTGTTTGATTagattaatataataattattgtAGGGAATATGAAGAGATACGAATCAAGGTGTAAGATGATGCATTGTACATTGTCCTTGGTCTAAGTCTTTGCTGCATTTTTTGTACACTATTTGATGCAAAAAGAGTCATGGACTGTAGTGAAGAATAAGTCGATAGAAGACAGATGGGTTTTGCTTGGGAATTGAAGAAACTAACCACCCCCCAGATCAGGCAATTCTTTTAATGTTTAGTGTTCTGTAACATCACATAATACATATCTTTGGTCAGTCTCTGATTTTCCTTAAATATAAAATCTGCATGCCTGTCTTGTTctcctcctcatcctcctcACTCCgtgtgtaataaaaaaaatatgatttttcatGTCACAAAACCCTCCACGAATTACATGACAAAGTCTTTATGGTCAAGGATTCCCTTACTTGGCCAACCAACATCTTTCAGAAAActtataaaaaattttcaggtttcgtgtATTAAAAAAGATTTATATGCAGTAGAAGCGGTGACTACAATTTTAATTATAGACCTTCAATCTGTTTATCAATACAGGGTTCATACAATTTCTTAAAATTGATAAATAAATTAGATTTCTGTTATGATCACTGTAGTGACTTGTATTGCAGGGCACACTACAATGAACTGCACTAATGTGTGCAATAATTTAATATACTAGATGACACAAACATGTTGTTTGTATTAGACAATGAATTATGTGTTCCCAACATGTACTTTATAAAAATTGAACCGCTAGTCCAACATTTTTTTAGGGATGATGAAAAGGGGAGGTGGTGTCTGAATCTACCTGGAAATTGAGGTGGGTTTTGTCTGAAACTCATAGAAAAAGACATATCTAATAGTCATGATAgaacaataaattaatatgaGAGACACACCCAGAGAGAGACTTTAGTGAAGTATGAGTTTTTTTATGactaatgagagagagagatagacagAGAGATTTGAGTGTGGGGAGAGGATTCAGACACGACTgataaaaaagacaaaaaagaaaaaaaaagggttccaATTGTACAAATCTTATCTCATCTCCTCTGTCTTTCTCCCTGGTCATTGGAAAGGCAAAGTCATCATCTGCAACTGCAAATATTTTCTCCAGAATTTCCTTCATCTCTCTTAATTTTAAGACTAGGAATGGCCACTCCTTCCCCCATAGTTCTTTCCCCCAATTTCAACTGTGCTTCACCGTCATaagagaaagatagagagagtTAGTGGATGGAGAGACTATTTTACCCTTTAAAAGCATAACAATAATACTACGTAGTTCATGCGAGTTCAAACTATTAAATGtaattttaaaacttttttttaataaaaaaattgcatattcagaatcagtacATCAAACTCTTTTTAATAAGATCCATTGTTGATGAGTTTCATCTGATAAATCtgaattccattatttttttcaatagaattccaaaaacac of Tripterygium wilfordii isolate XIE 37 chromosome 13, ASM1340144v1, whole genome shotgun sequence contains these proteins:
- the LOC120013050 gene encoding lysosomal Pro-X carboxypeptidase-like isoform X2, with amino-acid sequence MTLIGVLIVLQSLCTLEMKETLNGLRKTLGLCMTLLPTSRLSLSSLRFYGKSKPFHGDKDVAYSNSSTLGFLSSTQALADYATLILDLKKNLSATESPVVTFGGSYGGMLAAWFRLKYPHITIGSLASSAPILNFEDITSPYSFNNIITRDFRSESENCYKVIKGSWQLIEDIANKQGGLDTLRKSFRPCKNHISAGALAGWLETAFVYTAMTDYPTPSNFLNPLPAHPVKQMCKAIDDPATGNDTFAKLYGAASVYYNYSGDATCFDFYDDSDPHGLGGWTWQACTEMVLPTGGNNEESIFPASEWSFEGRASFCKMAFNVEPRPNWITTEFGGHRIENVLKRFGSNIIFFNGLRDPWSGGGVLKSISKSLVAIVAERGAHHVDLRFSTSEDPKWLQDVRKREIHIISQWISQYYQDLST
- the LOC120013050 gene encoding lysosomal Pro-X carboxypeptidase-like isoform X1; its protein translation is MKREAIGFICLWFSLFLSGGAVSLAKINTPRFPSPIVQPEQLSVSTPNGLYKTKYFTQSLDHFNFNPQSYHTFQQRYLINDTNWGSHSSPIFVYTGNEGDIEWFAQNTGFMYDIAPHFKALLVFIEHRFYGKSKPFHGDKDVAYSNSSTLGFLSSTQALADYATLILDLKKNLSATESPVVTFGGSYGGMLAAWFRLKYPHITIGSLASSAPILNFEDITSPYSFNNIITRDFRSESENCYKVIKGSWQLIEDIANKQGGLDTLRKSFRPCKNHISAGALAGWLETAFVYTAMTDYPTPSNFLNPLPAHPVKQMCKAIDDPATGNDTFAKLYGAASVYYNYSGDATCFDFYDDSDPHGLGGWTWQACTEMVLPTGGNNEESIFPASEWSFEGRASFCKMAFNVEPRPNWITTEFGGHRIENVLKRFGSNIIFFNGLRDPWSGGGVLKSISKSLVAIVAERGAHHVDLRFSTSEDPKWLQDVRKREIHIISQWISQYYQDLST